One genomic window of [Clostridium] scindens ATCC 35704 includes the following:
- a CDS encoding discoidin domain-containing protein, producing MRKSMKRGFAAILTAALVLQYIPEISVNAEKSAGEGKTYYVDQDGGNDANSGTSEKEAWSSLEKVNETTFQPGDKLLFEKGDEWVGQLSPKGSGEEGNPIVIGSYGDGNERPLISGNNWCGENGDDLENRIFNAAVYFYNQQYWEITDLEVTNRIPGDNPDDHIKKYGVLIMGEDAGTLRHMYCKNLDVHDVVSHPIGNQAGIGRGGIVYIIRGNEVPTNWDDILIEGNQVGPNINHYGISFLSTWGSSSFPAESGIPANEYADQRVNSTNIVIRNNYCEDVGNAAICPSAYSNALIEYNVCDGCNSGPNGNVPIWWEYGDYTVAQFNEVFGSGASDSKEDSQAFDADVAAKKNYIQYNYTHDNPSGAFFECALGSKYETHIRYNVSQNDGSGTNSYGGGAIVTIGGYSTGDGNKLNVYNNDFYLAEGYDSWITNNWDGREVNPETYQFRNNVIYSDGESKGWHQYLQGSADHNAYGGSDKNILRADDENAVSISKADFKAIGTGASGIDSVDGYQLAEGSACINAGTLIEGNGGRDYWGNPVSITEVPNIGADNKGAAGVKEDYGIDFEDRAAEEKALTGEYEGCNFGEGWLTAEVKNSKVLYADGTKTTYLIELPDNRTLESFQAFCEDSALVTLSGNGYEREFAITSAKTTYLTDFPSALKEVKIEIVSPKGSGAVKFDNLVLREAQYERNNIARGKYSWEEGKSQYPASNGNDGDEDTLWVHEGNDKVGWMVDLGQDYDLSDFELVFENEGDVWKYELQGARDGDQYFEEIPIYDATDNTDGSKVQKGSFEPGTVYRYVLVKLTDFPAEDYWPGFAEFKLYARDYSELDKSELTKLISEVKYMKPGNYTDESYANLRTAFEQAKKDFEEADTKEKVSAAIEKLQEAIDALKIKEGANLALGKPTKSSTQNVDERPSSNGNDGDESTLWVATGNYEDTPLPHWWQVDLEKEYVLDKYRIVFEDDKNPGAWKYRIEGSKDGENFDVLFEQKSSPDGTREDEQKIQSKESYRYVRVVITDYPEWEGADYWTAFAEFEVYGSKAGSEVVTKNLEIKLAEAKAYTEEKYTEESYKALQEAIKAAEAVLADEEKTQAQVDEQVKKLAEAIKELEKKEDPGQPGTENLALNKPTTSSTKDIDEKPSSNGNDGKADTLWVATGNYEDTPLPHWWQVDLGKEYALDRYKIMFEEDQNSGAWKYRVEGSKDGENFDVLFEQKDSPDGTRVDEQKIQSGETYRYVRVVITGYPEWDGSVEWDYWTAMAEFEVYEKEVSPSVDKSGLENKLKEAKDYKADGYTAESYATLQKAIEEAESVLADEKATQDALDAQVVKLETAISVLDEVTEPEEPEDPKDPTPNPDKEHPVDKPGDQSDKNIDHSQSGKGQNNSGSHGGKLVQTGDEAPIMASAFLMMAAMVVICGVIVRKKRR from the coding sequence ATGCGTAAAAGTATGAAACGAGGATTTGCAGCGATTTTAACGGCGGCTCTCGTATTGCAGTATATACCGGAAATATCTGTAAACGCCGAAAAATCAGCGGGGGAGGGTAAAACCTACTATGTAGATCAGGACGGAGGAAATGACGCCAACAGCGGAACAAGCGAAAAGGAGGCATGGTCTTCGCTTGAGAAAGTAAATGAAACGACTTTCCAGCCCGGCGATAAACTTTTATTTGAAAAAGGCGATGAGTGGGTTGGGCAGTTAAGTCCGAAAGGTTCAGGTGAAGAAGGCAATCCAATTGTGATCGGCTCCTATGGAGACGGGAATGAACGTCCGTTGATTTCCGGTAATAACTGGTGCGGAGAGAATGGGGACGACTTAGAGAACCGTATCTTTAATGCGGCTGTATATTTTTATAATCAGCAGTATTGGGAGATTACAGATTTAGAAGTCACGAACAGGATCCCGGGAGACAACCCGGACGACCACATTAAAAAATATGGCGTGCTGATCATGGGAGAGGATGCTGGAACCCTTCGCCATATGTATTGTAAAAATCTGGACGTACATGACGTAGTGTCACATCCGATCGGCAATCAGGCAGGTATCGGGCGGGGCGGCATCGTGTATATTATCCGTGGAAATGAAGTCCCGACAAACTGGGATGATATTTTAATTGAAGGAAATCAGGTAGGACCGAATATCAATCACTATGGAATCAGTTTCCTGTCGACCTGGGGAAGCAGTTCTTTTCCGGCAGAATCCGGAATCCCGGCGAACGAATATGCCGATCAGAGAGTGAACAGTACCAATATCGTGATTCGCAACAATTACTGCGAGGATGTTGGAAACGCGGCAATTTGTCCATCTGCCTACAGCAACGCGCTGATCGAATATAATGTGTGCGACGGATGTAACAGCGGTCCGAACGGAAACGTGCCAATCTGGTGGGAATATGGCGATTATACAGTGGCGCAGTTTAATGAAGTGTTTGGCTCGGGAGCATCCGACAGCAAAGAAGATTCACAGGCTTTTGATGCGGACGTAGCCGCCAAAAAGAATTATATCCAATATAACTACACACATGACAATCCGTCGGGAGCATTTTTCGAGTGCGCGCTCGGGTCAAAATATGAGACGCATATCCGCTACAATGTCAGCCAGAATGACGGGAGCGGAACAAACAGTTACGGCGGCGGAGCGATCGTGACGATCGGCGGTTATTCTACTGGCGACGGAAATAAACTCAATGTTTATAATAATGATTTCTATCTGGCAGAAGGCTACGATAGTTGGATCACAAACAACTGGGACGGTCGGGAAGTGAATCCGGAGACTTATCAGTTCCGTAATAACGTTATCTACAGCGACGGAGAATCGAAAGGCTGGCATCAGTATCTGCAGGGAAGCGCAGATCACAATGCTTACGGCGGTTCAGACAAGAATATTTTAAGGGCTGATGATGAAAACGCAGTTTCTATATCCAAGGCAGATTTTAAAGCTATCGGAACAGGCGCGAGCGGAATTGACTCTGTGGATGGATATCAGCTCGCGGAAGGTTCCGCTTGTATCAACGCAGGTACATTGATCGAAGGGAACGGCGGGAGAGACTATTGGGGCAATCCTGTTTCCATAACAGAAGTTCCGAATATTGGTGCAGACAATAAGGGAGCGGCGGGAGTCAAAGAAGATTATGGAATTGACTTTGAGGACCGCGCGGCAGAAGAAAAAGCGCTTACTGGAGAGTATGAGGGGTGTAATTTCGGAGAGGGATGGCTTACGGCGGAAGTGAAAAATTCCAAAGTATTATATGCAGACGGAACAAAGACAACCTATCTTATTGAATTACCGGACAACCGGACGTTGGAATCTTTCCAGGCATTCTGCGAAGATTCAGCCCTTGTAACGCTCAGTGGAAACGGATATGAAAGAGAATTTGCGATCACATCCGCAAAAACCACATATTTAACGGATTTCCCATCTGCGCTGAAAGAGGTAAAAATAGAGATCGTTTCTCCGAAAGGAAGCGGCGCGGTGAAATTTGATAATCTCGTTCTTCGTGAAGCGCAGTACGAGAGAAATAACATCGCGCGAGGAAAATATTCCTGGGAGGAAGGAAAGTCACAGTATCCCGCATCCAATGGAAATGATGGCGATGAAGACACTTTATGGGTCCATGAAGGCAATGATAAAGTGGGTTGGATGGTAGATTTAGGGCAGGATTATGACCTCTCTGATTTTGAACTGGTATTTGAGAATGAAGGAGACGTATGGAAATATGAGCTTCAGGGTGCGCGCGATGGAGACCAATACTTTGAAGAAATTCCGATTTATGACGCCACAGACAATACCGACGGTTCCAAAGTGCAGAAGGGATCCTTTGAACCGGGAACTGTATACCGCTATGTGCTTGTGAAACTTACGGACTTCCCGGCAGAAGATTATTGGCCGGGCTTTGCAGAATTCAAATTGTATGCAAGAGATTACAGCGAACTTGATAAGTCGGAACTGACAAAGCTGATTTCAGAAGTAAAATATATGAAGCCGGGCAATTACACAGACGAGAGTTATGCAAATCTCCGCACAGCTTTCGAACAGGCGAAAAAGGATTTTGAGGAAGCGGATACCAAAGAAAAGGTCAGCGCTGCAATTGAAAAATTGCAGGAGGCGATAGACGCTTTAAAGATTAAGGAAGGCGCTAACCTCGCACTTGGAAAGCCAACGAAATCATCTACGCAGAATGTAGACGAGAGACCTTCTTCTAATGGAAATGACGGAGATGAGAGTACCCTGTGGGTAGCAACCGGAAACTATGAAGACACTCCATTACCACATTGGTGGCAGGTAGATCTTGAAAAAGAATATGTGCTGGATAAATACCGCATTGTCTTTGAGGATGACAAGAATCCGGGCGCATGGAAATACCGGATTGAAGGTTCTAAGGATGGAGAGAACTTTGACGTATTGTTTGAACAAAAGTCTTCACCGGATGGAACGAGAGAGGACGAGCAGAAGATACAGAGCAAAGAGTCTTACCGTTATGTCAGAGTTGTGATCACAGACTATCCAGAGTGGGAAGGAGCTGACTATTGGACTGCATTTGCCGAGTTTGAAGTATATGGAAGCAAAGCAGGGTCAGAAGTCGTGACAAAGAATCTGGAGATCAAGCTGGCAGAGGCGAAAGCGTATACAGAAGAAAAATATACAGAAGAAAGCTATAAGGCGCTTCAGGAAGCAATCAAAGCAGCGGAAGCTGTTCTGGCAGATGAGGAAAAAACGCAGGCGCAGGTAGACGAACAGGTGAAGAAACTTGCAGAGGCGATCAAAGAACTTGAGAAGAAAGAGGATCCTGGTCAGCCGGGTACGGAGAATCTGGCGCTGAATAAACCGACCACATCATCTACGAAGGACATTGATGAGAAACCTTCCTCTAACGGAAATGACGGAAAGGCAGATACGCTTTGGGTAGCAACCGGAAATTACGAAGATACTCCATTACCACATTGGTGGCAGGTAGATCTCGGAAAAGAGTATGCACTGGACAGATATAAAATCATGTTCGAGGAGGATCAGAACTCAGGCGCATGGAAATACAGGGTTGAAGGTTCTAAAGATGGAGAGAACTTCGACGTATTATTTGAACAGAAGGATTCGCCGGACGGAACGAGAGTGGACGAGCAGAAGATACAGAGCGGGGAGACTTACCGCTATGTCAGAGTTGTGATCACGGGCTATCCAGAGTGGGATGGTTCTGTCGAATGGGATTATTGGACAGCAATGGCAGAATTTGAAGTGTATGAGAAAGAAGTTTCCCCATCTGTTGATAAGTCGGGTCTGGAGAATAAACTGAAAGAAGCAAAGGATTATAAGGCGGACGGTTACACGGCAGAAAGCTATGCGACGCTCCAGAAAGCAATAGAGGAAGCGGAAAGTGTTCTGGCGGATGAGAAGGCAACGCAGGATGCACTAGACGCACAGGTTGTAAAACTCGAGACTGCCATTTCAGTTTTGGACGAAGTAACGGAACCAGAAGAACCGGAGGATCCGAAAGATCCGACGCCCAATCCGGACAAAGAACATCCAGTCGATAAGCCGGGAGATCAGTCTGACAAGAATATAGATCATTCCCAGTCAGGTAAAGGACAGAATAATTCTGGCAGTCATGGCGGGAAGTTAGTACAAACCGGAGACGAAGCGCCGATCATGGCATCCGCTTTCCTGATGATGGCGGCAATGGTTGTGATCTGCGGAGTTATAGTACGAAAAAAGAGGAGATAA
- a CDS encoding discoidin domain-containing protein has product MKERKLIALGMAGMLSLSGLFTFSGIEAEAKLPDNQLVIDFEDLGTEAQSLTGKYQNCNFGNRGWNTGAVDGDVKLWADSFTKDGQVNKIAIPYGKIFRGFSAKCSESATIKVVSGSETNTFEIGATEKEFTTDFRTNQMAVYLVIECAKGTSDVKLDDLILEEVDISKLNVSQGKPTSTSGDSERPASNGNDGDENTMWVNNGAGADKWWQVDLQEAYTISDYELVFEKEESNPWKYKVEASADGENFDMLSDKTENTDSAKVQTGEVSAETKYRYVRVTITGLPAETYWAGFAEFKVYTKDIMSNVAQGKSTSQSGGYNSSDLAVDGDVTTFGGNTDTFPYWWTVDLGDTYNVKEVEIEWEDLKDGDTNIAEDWKYKIEYSADGGSTWEELVDYTSETPYTDPETSVVQNEACDIECNAFKVTITDKPPKRPLAWAVLPEFRAFAVDTHIPEEEGQNINIDIAYGQPVKASSVAEGYKASNVTDYDSASTWKPVSEDDTAYLQIDLDREYNIQNHKVEFTSAVSSYKFYVSMDNDTWTEVSDVSADQADKTVDIEVTTAKYVRFEFAGQSEDLEVKEIHFDGLDAGVPGEKKILVLAPHEDDEMLMAGGVMNRAAEVGDEVKVLLATNGDYNGKSTGKGRIVETINALEVIGVESEDIMFMGYADTGGLGGAQTYQDSFLYKMYTADDTQVFKSRWGNEYTYGNPNAKQDYHYEVTGEHALYTRKNFLNDLEYAISTYKPTDIYVPSRYDMHFDHAYFDLFAIEAIQNIQAEDPSYNPTLHESIIHSCAGDSNWPIVNSDEKGIRALNMPEGLEELTMFNWDERENINVPYAMRQVPFAFNLKDQALRLYTSQYYDYIGSFAKVNEIFWSRDFSSFAKEAEITASSECANEDRKIDQSAVKAVDGVRDGAAEGLPYDHPRFPHAEWVSDKETTGAWINLEFDNEKEIKKVVLYDRPDMDNQILEGKLIFDDNSEIIVGELPNNGEPLEVQVDKNSKNVKFVVTKVSVSTESVGLAEIEVY; this is encoded by the coding sequence ATGAAGGAGAGAAAGCTAATAGCTTTGGGTATGGCTGGCATGTTGTCGCTGAGTGGTTTGTTTACTTTTTCAGGGATAGAAGCTGAAGCTAAACTTCCAGATAATCAATTAGTGATCGACTTTGAAGATTTGGGAACGGAAGCACAAAGTTTAACAGGTAAGTATCAGAATTGTAATTTTGGAAACCGGGGCTGGAACACAGGAGCGGTTGACGGAGACGTTAAATTATGGGCAGATTCTTTCACGAAAGATGGCCAGGTGAATAAAATTGCGATTCCATATGGTAAGATATTCAGAGGCTTTTCTGCAAAATGTTCTGAGAGCGCGACTATAAAAGTAGTGTCCGGATCTGAGACAAATACATTTGAAATAGGCGCAACAGAAAAAGAATTTACTACAGACTTCCGGACAAATCAAATGGCGGTATATCTAGTGATCGAATGTGCAAAGGGAACAAGCGACGTAAAGTTAGATGATTTGATTCTGGAAGAAGTAGATATAAGTAAACTGAATGTTTCACAAGGGAAACCAACAAGTACATCTGGAGATTCGGAGCGTCCGGCATCAAACGGAAATGACGGCGATGAGAATACGATGTGGGTAAATAATGGTGCTGGAGCTGATAAATGGTGGCAAGTGGATCTTCAGGAAGCATATACTATTTCTGATTATGAATTGGTTTTTGAAAAAGAAGAAAGTAATCCGTGGAAATATAAAGTTGAGGCATCAGCAGATGGCGAAAATTTTGATATGCTGAGTGATAAGACAGAAAATACGGATAGTGCAAAAGTTCAGACAGGTGAAGTTTCCGCAGAAACAAAATACAGATATGTCAGAGTTACAATTACAGGATTGCCAGCAGAGACGTATTGGGCTGGATTTGCAGAGTTTAAAGTGTATACAAAAGATATCATGTCTAATGTTGCACAGGGAAAATCAACAAGTCAATCCGGAGGATATAACAGTTCTGATCTGGCGGTAGATGGAGATGTGACAACTTTTGGTGGAAATACAGATACATTCCCATACTGGTGGACAGTTGATTTAGGTGATACATATAACGTAAAAGAAGTGGAAATCGAATGGGAAGATTTGAAAGACGGAGATACCAATATTGCAGAAGACTGGAAATATAAAATAGAGTATTCTGCCGACGGTGGAAGTACATGGGAAGAACTAGTGGATTATACATCCGAAACACCATATACAGACCCGGAAACATCTGTTGTTCAAAATGAAGCCTGTGATATCGAGTGTAATGCTTTTAAAGTGACCATTACAGACAAGCCGCCAAAGAGACCTTTGGCGTGGGCTGTTCTTCCTGAATTCAGAGCCTTTGCCGTGGATACACATATACCGGAAGAAGAAGGGCAGAATATCAATATTGATATAGCATATGGACAGCCGGTGAAGGCATCGTCTGTTGCTGAGGGATATAAGGCATCAAATGTTACAGATTATGACAGCGCTTCCACATGGAAACCGGTTTCTGAAGACGATACTGCATATTTACAGATTGATTTAGACAGAGAATATAATATTCAGAATCATAAAGTAGAATTTACATCTGCTGTATCTTCTTATAAGTTCTATGTATCTATGGATAATGATACATGGACAGAGGTCTCCGATGTATCCGCGGATCAGGCTGATAAAACGGTAGATATCGAAGTAACAACTGCAAAATATGTTAGATTTGAATTTGCCGGTCAGTCTGAAGACTTAGAAGTAAAAGAGATTCATTTTGACGGATTAGATGCAGGAGTACCAGGAGAAAAGAAAATCCTAGTTTTAGCGCCGCATGAAGATGATGAGATGTTGATGGCAGGCGGTGTTATGAATCGTGCCGCAGAAGTCGGAGATGAAGTGAAAGTTCTCCTTGCAACTAACGGAGATTATAATGGCAAGAGTACGGGAAAAGGAAGAATTGTAGAAACCATCAATGCATTGGAAGTTATAGGTGTGGAGAGCGAAGACATCATGTTTATGGGATATGCAGATACAGGAGGTCTGGGCGGAGCCCAGACATATCAGGACAGTTTTCTGTATAAAATGTATACTGCAGACGATACACAAGTATTTAAAAGCAGATGGGGTAATGAATATACTTATGGAAATCCAAATGCGAAACAGGATTATCATTATGAGGTGACAGGTGAGCACGCGTTATATACTCGTAAAAACTTCCTGAATGACTTAGAGTATGCGATCAGTACCTATAAGCCGACAGATATATATGTACCTTCACGTTATGATATGCATTTTGATCATGCATACTTTGATTTATTTGCGATTGAAGCAATACAGAATATACAGGCAGAAGATCCTTCCTATAACCCGACTTTGCACGAAAGTATTATTCATTCATGTGCCGGAGACAGCAATTGGCCAATTGTAAATTCGGATGAAAAAGGAATCAGAGCATTAAATATGCCAGAAGGTTTGGAAGAATTAACAATGTTTAATTGGGATGAGCGAGAAAATATCAATGTTCCATATGCTATGAGACAAGTTCCGTTCGCGTTTAACCTGAAAGATCAGGCGTTAAGACTTTATACTTCCCAGTATTACGATTATATTGGCTCATTTGCGAAGGTAAATGAAATATTCTGGAGCAGAGATTTTAGTAGCTTTGCTAAAGAAGCGGAAATAACAGCATCATCGGAGTGTGCAAACGAAGATAGAAAAATAGATCAGAGTGCTGTTAAAGCTGTTGATGGAGTACGGGATGGCGCTGCAGAAGGCTTGCCATATGATCATCCGAGATTCCCGCACGCAGAATGGGTATCTGACAAAGAAACAACAGGCGCGTGGATAAATCTGGAATTTGATAATGAAAAAGAAATTAAAAAGGTCGTGTTATATGACAGACCAGATATGGATAATCAGATTTTAGAAGGGAAACTGATTTTTGATGATAATTCTGAAATTATTGTCGGTGAGTTACCAAATAATGGTGAACCTTTAGAAGTCCAAGTTGATAAAAACTCTAAAAATGTTAAGTTCGTAGTAACAAAAGTTTCTGTTAGCACTGAAAGTGTCGGTTTGGCAGAAATAGAAGTTTATTAG
- a CDS encoding threonine/serine exporter family protein encodes MDYQRIVQGILDIGEAMLICGAENFRLDDSLYRMCRSYGFKRYDVFAIPSNIQITVETPEGEIITQVRHIESTDIDFDRLDYLNNLSRYVCQNKPDEQTLREKYEEVMNRQSQKPYTKYFAAVMGGTGFAVFFGCNFADAIVAVIVSLMIVIVGGWLSRREENLMAYNMILSFLSEVIIILAVRMGLGSHPERIMIGIVMLLISGLSTTNGIREVLQRDFISGTLNIMNSMLGAAGIAFGTALAMLLLNGVSAEGYVLNHNTWIQLISCTVACIGFAFWFKIRGRQVVYSGVGAFFTWGIYVVIYHFWPSNFLATLVAAVFVAFYAFIMSRINKAPSTIFLTASVFPLIPGPNLYYMMYGCVSRDYGMAVGETIVLLATCLAIAFGFNIVDIISRTIMRVMKREYHIGKNPQGRE; translated from the coding sequence ATGGATTACCAAAGAATCGTGCAGGGGATTTTGGACATTGGAGAAGCGATGCTAATCTGCGGAGCGGAAAATTTCAGGCTGGATGACAGTCTTTATAGAATGTGCAGAAGTTACGGCTTTAAACGTTATGATGTGTTCGCGATACCCAGTAATATCCAGATAACTGTAGAGACTCCAGAAGGCGAAATTATTACTCAGGTCCGGCATATTGAATCTACAGATATAGATTTTGACAGATTGGATTATCTGAATAATCTATCCAGATATGTATGCCAGAATAAGCCGGATGAACAGACGCTTCGTGAGAAATACGAAGAGGTCATGAACAGGCAGTCCCAGAAGCCGTATACGAAGTATTTTGCGGCAGTAATGGGGGGCACCGGGTTCGCAGTATTCTTTGGGTGTAATTTTGCGGATGCAATTGTTGCAGTTATTGTCTCGCTTATGATTGTTATAGTAGGGGGATGGCTCAGCAGAAGAGAAGAGAATTTGATGGCCTATAATATGATACTATCTTTTTTGTCGGAAGTTATTATTATCCTGGCGGTACGGATGGGGCTTGGCAGTCATCCTGAGAGAATTATGATAGGAATTGTTATGCTGCTGATCAGCGGTCTTAGTACCACCAATGGAATCCGTGAAGTGCTGCAAAGAGACTTTATATCCGGTACGTTGAACATCATGAATTCTATGCTTGGGGCGGCTGGCATTGCATTTGGAACTGCGCTTGCAATGCTGTTGCTTAACGGAGTGTCTGCGGAAGGGTATGTACTAAATCATAATACTTGGATTCAGTTGATATCCTGTACAGTGGCCTGTATTGGATTTGCCTTTTGGTTTAAAATCCGTGGGAGACAGGTAGTCTATTCAGGAGTAGGGGCTTTTTTTACATGGGGAATCTATGTTGTGATCTATCATTTCTGGCCTAGCAATTTTTTGGCCACACTGGTTGCAGCAGTGTTTGTGGCTTTTTATGCATTTATCATGTCCAGAATTAACAAGGCACCGTCCACTATCTTTTTGACAGCATCCGTATTCCCGTTGATTCCTGGACCGAATTTGTATTATATGATGTATGGCTGCGTGAGCCGTGATTATGGAATGGCTGTTGGTGAGACGATTGTATTGCTGGCTACCTGCCTTGCAATTGCTTTTGGCTTTAATATTGTAGATATTATATCGAGGACAATCATGAGAGTCATGAAAAGAGAGTATCATATCGGGAAAAATCCACAGGGCCGGGAATAA
- a CDS encoding ABC transporter permease family protein yields MSDEADADPMTIGAVAGGLLAGFFVGKGLVPVIMKSLGDMVEYSTVPANPLIFIGAAIFSLVTVFISTGHPARMAARVSPIEALRYTEGARRAKKESTL; encoded by the coding sequence GTGTCCGATGAGGCAGATGCAGACCCTATGACCATAGGGGCTGTTGCAGGAGGGCTGCTTGCGGGATTCTTTGTAGGAAAAGGGCTGGTGCCAGTCATCATGAAATCCCTGGGAGATATGGTGGAATACAGCACGGTGCCGGCAAATCCGCTGATCTTTATCGGTGCGGCCATCTTTTCCCTGGTAACGGTATTCATTTCCACGGGGCATCCGGCCAGAATGGCAGCCCGGGTATCCCCGATCGAAGCGCTGAGGTATACGGAGGGAGCAAGGCGCGCAAAAAAGGAAAGCACTCTTTAA
- a CDS encoding peptidylprolyl isomerase → MRRRILRLLLLMFAAFILPACAGSEKAAESENEMFDTHTKQFLKYAEKYGLIESAEYQDLEDQLEKENDRRKKALEQGEVIYGPTQYTMETYIKYICGSMEPELIEKMKGKEISCTEEDVRAYYEDNKEYIAVQEAAMQFDVIMTSQENKELLEKIAQEDDVIKYAESDAEVFTVSEMEFQENSVVYNRNPDLMEQLFGMKSGDRYLTEDIEGIVYLYVYKGETESCILPYEQVRESVENMYLRAEFDEILSRE, encoded by the coding sequence ATGAGACGTCGGATATTAAGATTACTTCTGCTAATGTTTGCAGCATTTATATTGCCGGCTTGCGCAGGATCGGAAAAAGCGGCAGAGTCTGAAAATGAAATGTTTGATACGCATACAAAGCAATTTCTGAAGTATGCTGAAAAATATGGACTGATAGAATCAGCAGAATACCAGGATTTGGAAGATCAGTTGGAAAAAGAAAATGACCGGCGAAAAAAGGCTCTGGAACAGGGGGAAGTAATCTATGGTCCGACACAGTATACTATGGAGACGTATATAAAGTATATATGCGGCTCCATGGAACCAGAATTGATAGAAAAAATGAAGGGGAAAGAAATCTCATGTACAGAAGAAGACGTACGGGCTTATTATGAAGATAATAAGGAATATATTGCGGTTCAGGAGGCTGCAATGCAGTTTGACGTGATCATGACGTCACAGGAAAACAAGGAGTTACTAGAAAAAATAGCGCAGGAGGATGACGTTATAAAGTACGCAGAATCCGATGCAGAGGTTTTTACTGTTTCTGAGATGGAGTTTCAGGAAAATAGTGTGGTATATAACCGGAATCCGGACTTAATGGAACAACTATTTGGAATGAAATCCGGAGACCGCTATCTGACGGAAGATATAGAAGGGATCGTATATCTCTATGTGTATAAAGGAGAGACAGAGAGTTGTATTCTGCCTTATGAGCAAGTAAGAGAAAGTGTAGAAAATATGTATTTAAGAGCGGAATTTGATGAAATTCTTTCACGGGAATAA
- a CDS encoding FtsX-like permease family protein, whose protein sequence is MNFINSILTGIITRQREFAMMEAIGMTKRQLTKMVIAEGLYYAILTVVFSLVAGVPILLALGGLVPYLAFRFGRRGTVVEELQKE, encoded by the coding sequence TTGAATTTTATCAATTCCATCCTTACAGGAATCATTACCAGGCAGAGAGAATTTGCCATGATGGAGGCCATCGGAATGACGAAGAGGCAGCTGACAAAAATGGTGATCGCAGAAGGGCTTTATTATGCCATTCTGACCGTAGTATTCTCGCTTGTGGCCGGCGTCCCAATCCTGCTGGCATTAGGAGGACTGGTGCCTTACCTGGCATTCCGGTTCGGAAGAAGGGGAACCGTGGTAGAAGAATTGCAAAAAGAATAA
- a CDS encoding HAD family hydrolase: MKKYKAIFFDWDGTAVLSRTAPVDEVVVPMKKLLAQGIRLVIVSGTTIENIAKGKLHEYFTPEELKNLYMGLGRGAFNYAYDQAGQPFLLSHRIPEKEELLKIHRICYEIHETLLKDYDFRTDIVFSRPNYCKIDLMVENNRGDNLFFQENELEILKENLNGHGFEGGLKGLVKLAEETAREYGMDLSATTDAKYLEVGVSSKSDNVDMILQHLWEQDQIQPEDCTFWGDEYIGLDEGLFGSDNFMRTEKTKKGDFFDVSEAKGIRPEAVTVLGGGVQTFIRFLEDQSKM, encoded by the coding sequence TTGAAAAAATATAAAGCCATATTTTTTGACTGGGACGGAACGGCGGTATTGTCGAGGACAGCGCCGGTGGATGAAGTGGTCGTTCCCATGAAGAAACTTCTTGCACAGGGAATAAGGCTTGTGATTGTGAGCGGAACAACGATTGAAAATATTGCGAAGGGAAAACTGCACGAGTATTTTACACCGGAAGAACTGAAAAATCTCTATATGGGTCTTGGGAGAGGCGCGTTTAATTACGCATATGATCAGGCGGGACAGCCGTTCCTTCTTTCCCACAGGATCCCGGAAAAAGAGGAACTGCTGAAGATCCACAGGATCTGTTATGAAATCCACGAGACGTTATTGAAAGACTATGATTTCAGAACGGATATCGTGTTCAGCCGCCCCAATTATTGTAAGATCGACCTCATGGTTGAAAATAACCGGGGAGATAACTTGTTTTTCCAGGAAAATGAGTTGGAGATCCTGAAGGAGAACTTAAACGGACATGGATTTGAAGGGGGACTGAAAGGTCTTGTAAAACTTGCGGAAGAAACTGCGAGAGAGTATGGGATGGATCTTTCCGCCACTACAGACGCCAAATATCTTGAAGTGGGCGTGTCCAGTAAAAGCGATAATGTGGATATGATCTTACAGCATTTATGGGAACAGGATCAGATACAGCCGGAAGATTGTACCTTCTGGGGCGATGAATATATCGGCCTGGACGAAGGTCTCTTTGGAAGTGATAACTTTATGAGAACAGAAAAGACAAAAAAGGGCGATTTCTTTGACGTATCAGAGGCAAAGGGAATACGCCCGGAGGCAGTAACAGTTCTCGGAGGCGGCGTACAGACATTTATTCGGTTCCTGGAAGATCAAAGCAAAATGTAA